A window of Phyllopteryx taeniolatus isolate TA_2022b chromosome 19, UOR_Ptae_1.2, whole genome shotgun sequence contains these coding sequences:
- the dclre1a gene encoding DNA cross-link repair 1A protein isoform X1 — protein sequence MSQKADSESDIWDYKPPVKKKKKRESSSACRNVSRRRCTTERKSCNTLDSTTTPSDVSAGVHNGQCDPTSSSRSKETQNVDNEAKEDFCPICQMPFSILLVQSQRWHVAECLDTPRDTCQECPHGPQCSSSIPNHYKKFNHTQLAHTRANGHSVPFDFQDSEPRTPTRDASGDNVGMTPSPPPSQATNGLLLLRSPDPDDMKKKKGWSPRGRSSFTSSQGSSTETVATCDVLADPHDEELISYSPLSEFPAEMDGVRRDASENEDSVVLFSEDEPPTGFTDTLEGTGRVDDISSAVGEKLQSPQRTVLERLKETLQASPVGSSENSAAPPRKAQREAGRGSGLKQTDIGVFFGLKPLKAQEKEEASGRKWKTNAAEDADRPGEGESPGGSKVEVASGQTKHRRHKWWNSENNSGEEQPRRCPFYKKIPGTTFAIDAFRYGAIEGVTAYFLTHFHSDHYGGLTTKSTLPIYCNKITGNLVKSKLKVAEQHVHILPMNTRVSVDGAQVVLLDANHCPGAAMLLIFLPNGQTVLHTGDFRADPSMEAYPELLGCRVHTLYLDTTYCGPEYTFPRQQEVINFAASTAFESVTLHPRTLVVCGSYSVGKEKVFLALAEVLGSKVCLSRDKYNTMCCLESEHIKRHLTTDWKAARVHVLPMMQLNVRKLQQHLGKFSSQYDLLLAFKPTGWTFSQQTASMEDIQPVVSGNVSIYGIPYSEHSSFLELKRFVQWLRPLKIIPTVNNGSWAVRKAMEKHFSEWIGGNSLV from the exons ATGTCCCAGAAGGCCGACTCTGAAAGTGACATTTGGGATTATAAACCTCCggtgaagaaaaagaagaaacgtGAGTCGTCGTCTGCATGTAGGAACGTCTCCAGGAGAAGATGCACGACGGAGAGAAAGTCATGCAACACTCTGGATAGTACAACCACTCCAAGTGACGTCTCTGCCGGTGTACACAATGGACAATGTGATCCCACCTCGTCCTCACGTTCTAAGGAGACACAAAACGTTGACAATGAAGCCAAGGAAGACTTTTGTCCCATTTGCCAGATGCCATTCTCTATTTTATTGGTGCAGTCGCAAAGATGGCATGTTGCTGAATGTCTGGACACGCCAAGGGACACTTGCCAAG AATGTCCCCATGGTCCCCAGTGCTCGTCCTCCATTCCGAACCACTACAAGAAGTTCAACCACACGCAGTTGGCCCACACTCGAGCTAACGGCCACTCCGTGCCGTTCGACTTCCAGGACAGTGAGCCTCGTACTCCTACCCGCGATGCCTCCGGGGATAACGTTGGCATGACACCCTCGCCGCCACCTTCCCAAGCCACCAATGGCCTCCTGCTGTTGCGCTCGCCCGACCCGGACgacatgaagaagaagaaaggttGGTCTCCCAGAGGCCGCTCGTCTTTTACCTCCTCACAGGGAAGTAGCACAGAGACAGTGGCGACTTGTGACGTTCTAGCCGATCCTCACGACGAGGAGCTAATATCCTACTCGCCTCTTTCGGAGTTCCCCGCTGAGATGGACGGAGTTCGTAGAGACGCGTCTGAAAACGAAGACTCCGTGGTTCTCTTCAGCGAAGACGAGCCGCCTACGGGTTTTACGGATACCCTCGAAGGCACCGGTAGAGTCGATGACATCTCGTCGGCTGTTGGCGAAAAACTTCAGTCTCCTCAGAGGACGGTTTTGGAACGCTTGAAGGAGACTCTTCAAGCGTCCCCAGTCGGGTCGTCCGAGAACAGTGCGGCGCCTCCTCGGAAGGCTCAGAGAGAGGCGGGTCGAGGATCGGGACTCAAGCAGACGGACATTGGGGTGTTTTTCGGCCTCAAACCATTAAAGGCGCAGGAGAAAGAGGAAGCTTCCGGGAGGAAATGGAAGACGAACGCGGCTGAAGATGCAGACCGACCCGGAGAAGGTGAGAGTCCCGGTGGTAGCAAGGTGGAGGTGGCAAGCGGGCAGACCAAACACAGGAGACACAAATGGTGGAACAGCGAGAACAACAGTGGAGAGGAACAACCACGGCGGTGTCCGTTTTATAAAAAGATTCCAG GCACGACGTTCGCCATCGACGCCTTTCGGTACGGCGCCATTGAAGGAGTCACCGCCTACTTCCTGACCCATTTCCACTCGGACCACTATGGAGGACTCACCACGAAGTCCACACTTCCAATCTACTGCAACAAA ATCACAGGCAACCTAGTGAAGAGCAAGTTGAAGGTTGCGGAGCAGCACGTGCACATCCTCCCTATGAACACCAGGGTGAGCGTGGACGGGGCACAAGTCGTCCTCCTCGACGCCAACCA TTGTCCAGGAGCAGCTATGCTGCTGATCTTCTTGCCGAACGGACAGACCGTCCTCCACACGGGCGATTTCCGAGCCGATCCCTCCATGGAGGCCTACCCGGAGCTTCTGGGATGCCGGGTGCACACTCTCTACCTCGACACAAC GTATTGCGGCCCGGAGTACACCTTTCCGAGACAACAGGAAGTCATCAACTTCGCTGCCAGCACCGCCTTCGAGTCGGTGACGCTGCACCCCCGCACCCTAGTGGTGTGCGGATCCTACTCTGTGGGGAAGGAGAAAGTCTTCTTGG ccttggcggaggtttTGGGCTCCAAGGTGTGCCTCTCCCGGGACAAATACAACACCATGTGCTGTCTGGAGTCGGAGCACATCAAGCGACATTTAACCACCGACTGGAAGGCGGCGCGCGTCCACGTGCTTCCCATGATGCAACTCAACGTCAGA AAGCTACAGCAGCATCTAGGGAAGTTTTCCAGCCAGTACGATCTTCTGTTGGCCTTCAAGCCCACCGGTTGGACCTTCAGCCAGCAGACGGCGTCAATGGAAGACATTCAGCCTGTCGTCAGTGGCAACGTCTCAATCTATG GGATTCCATACAGCGAACACAGCAGCTTCCTGGAGCTCAAGCGTTTCGTCCAGTGGCTGCGACCACTCAAGATCATTCCCACAGTAAACAATGGCAGCTGGGCCGTCAGGAAGGCCATGGAGAAGCACTTTAGCGAGTGGATCGGCGGAAACTCACTTGTTTAA
- the casp7 gene encoding caspase-7, with protein sequence MAGEPAEMTQLGGEDDKEEMSGDESDAKPDRKGRFLLFGKKNKDGQTREQDYSSESHYRIVSPTFQYKMNHRRVGKCIIINNKNFDEKTGMNVRNGTDRDAGELFKCFKNLGFNVFIYNDQTCEKMERLLREASEEDHSDSSCFACILLSHGEEGMIYGTDGAMPIKTMTSLFRGDMCKSLVGKPKLFFIQACRGSEFDDGIQTDSGPPNDTLETDANPRHKIPVEADFLFAYSTVPGYYSWRNPGRGSWFVQALCNVLNEFGKQLEIMQILTRVNYMVATSFESWSEDPRFSEKKQIPCVVSMLTKELYFN encoded by the exons ATGGCTGGGGAACCTGCTGAGATGACTCAACTTGGAGGTGAAGATGATAAAGAGGAGATGTCGGGGGACGAATCAGACGCCAAACCTGACCGCAAGGGGAGGTTTTTACTCTTTGG CAAGAAGAATAAGGATGGCCAGACGCGGGAGCAGGACTACTCTTCTGAAAGCCATTACAGAATTGTCTCACCAACATTCCAGTATAAGATGAACCACCGGCGAGTGGGCAAGTgcatcatcatcaacaacaaaaactttgaTGAAAAAACAG GGATGAATGTACGCAACGGGACGGACCGCGACGCCGGCGAGCTGTTCAAGTGCTTCAAGAATCTGGGCTTCAACGTCTTCATCTATAATGATCAGACCTGCGAGAAGATGGAGCGTCTCCTTCGAGAGG cctCGGAGGAAGACCACAGTGACAGCTCGTGTTTCGCCTGCATCCTGCTAAGCCACGGCGAGGAGGGCATGATCTACGGCACGGATGGCGCCATGCCCATCAAGACCATGACCTCACTGTTCAGGGGGGACATGTGCAAAAGCCTGGTGGGAAAGCCCAAACTTTTCTTCATCCAG GCCTGTCGGGGTTCTGAATTCGATGATGGCATACAGACAGATTCAGGTCCGCCAAATGACACCCTTGAGACAGACGCAAATCCGAGACATAAGATTCCGGTCGAGGCCGATTTCCTCTTTGCCTACTCCACTGTACCAG GGTACTACTCGTGGAGGAACCCCGGGCGCGGCTCCTGGTTCGTCCAGGCGCTTTGCAACGTCCTCAACGAGTTCGGCAAGCAGCTGGAGATCATGCAGATCCTGACGCGCGTCAACTACATGGTGGCCACCAGCTTCGAGTCGTGGTCCGAGGACCCGCGCTTCAGCGAGAAGAAGCAGATCCCCTGCGTGGTCTCCATGCTGACCAAGGAGCTCTATTTCAactga
- the dclre1a gene encoding DNA cross-link repair 1A protein isoform X2: MSQKADSESDIWDYKPPVKKKKKRESSSACRNVSRRRCTTERKSCNTLDSTTTPSDVSAGVHNGQCDPTSSSRSKETQNVDNEAKEDFCPICQMPFSILLVQSQRWHVAECLDTPRDTCQECPHGPQCSSSIPNHYKKFNHTQLAHTRANGHSVPFDFQDSEPRTPTRDASGDNVGMTPSPPPSQATNGLLLLRSPDPDDMKKKKGWSPRGRSSFTSSQGSSTETVATCDVLADPHDEELISYSPLSEFPAEMDGVRRDASENEDSVVLFSEDEPPTGFTDTLEGTGRVDDISSAVGEKLQSPQRTVLERLKETLQASPVGSSENSAAPPRKAQREAGRGSGLKQTDIGVFFGLKPLKAQEKEEASGRKWKTNAAEDADRPGEGESPGGSKVEVASGQTKHRRHKWWNSENNSGEEQPRRCPFYKKIPGTTFAIDAFRYGAIEGVTAYFLTHFHSDHYGGLTTKSTLPIYCNKITGNLVKSKLKVAEQHVHILPMNTRVSVDGAQVVLLDANHCPGAAMLLIFLPNGQTVLHTGDFRADPSMEAYPELLGCRVHTLYLDTTYCGPEYTFPRQQEVINFAASTAFESVTLHPRTLVVCGSYSVGKEKVFLALAEVLGSKVCLSRDKYNTMCCLESEHIKRHLTTDWKAARVHVLPMMQLNVRVGKQATAASREVFQPVRSSVGLQAHRLDLQPADGVNGRHSACRQWQRLNLWDSIQRTQQLPGAQAFRPVAATTQDHSHSKQWQLGRQEGHGEAL; this comes from the exons ATGTCCCAGAAGGCCGACTCTGAAAGTGACATTTGGGATTATAAACCTCCggtgaagaaaaagaagaaacgtGAGTCGTCGTCTGCATGTAGGAACGTCTCCAGGAGAAGATGCACGACGGAGAGAAAGTCATGCAACACTCTGGATAGTACAACCACTCCAAGTGACGTCTCTGCCGGTGTACACAATGGACAATGTGATCCCACCTCGTCCTCACGTTCTAAGGAGACACAAAACGTTGACAATGAAGCCAAGGAAGACTTTTGTCCCATTTGCCAGATGCCATTCTCTATTTTATTGGTGCAGTCGCAAAGATGGCATGTTGCTGAATGTCTGGACACGCCAAGGGACACTTGCCAAG AATGTCCCCATGGTCCCCAGTGCTCGTCCTCCATTCCGAACCACTACAAGAAGTTCAACCACACGCAGTTGGCCCACACTCGAGCTAACGGCCACTCCGTGCCGTTCGACTTCCAGGACAGTGAGCCTCGTACTCCTACCCGCGATGCCTCCGGGGATAACGTTGGCATGACACCCTCGCCGCCACCTTCCCAAGCCACCAATGGCCTCCTGCTGTTGCGCTCGCCCGACCCGGACgacatgaagaagaagaaaggttGGTCTCCCAGAGGCCGCTCGTCTTTTACCTCCTCACAGGGAAGTAGCACAGAGACAGTGGCGACTTGTGACGTTCTAGCCGATCCTCACGACGAGGAGCTAATATCCTACTCGCCTCTTTCGGAGTTCCCCGCTGAGATGGACGGAGTTCGTAGAGACGCGTCTGAAAACGAAGACTCCGTGGTTCTCTTCAGCGAAGACGAGCCGCCTACGGGTTTTACGGATACCCTCGAAGGCACCGGTAGAGTCGATGACATCTCGTCGGCTGTTGGCGAAAAACTTCAGTCTCCTCAGAGGACGGTTTTGGAACGCTTGAAGGAGACTCTTCAAGCGTCCCCAGTCGGGTCGTCCGAGAACAGTGCGGCGCCTCCTCGGAAGGCTCAGAGAGAGGCGGGTCGAGGATCGGGACTCAAGCAGACGGACATTGGGGTGTTTTTCGGCCTCAAACCATTAAAGGCGCAGGAGAAAGAGGAAGCTTCCGGGAGGAAATGGAAGACGAACGCGGCTGAAGATGCAGACCGACCCGGAGAAGGTGAGAGTCCCGGTGGTAGCAAGGTGGAGGTGGCAAGCGGGCAGACCAAACACAGGAGACACAAATGGTGGAACAGCGAGAACAACAGTGGAGAGGAACAACCACGGCGGTGTCCGTTTTATAAAAAGATTCCAG GCACGACGTTCGCCATCGACGCCTTTCGGTACGGCGCCATTGAAGGAGTCACCGCCTACTTCCTGACCCATTTCCACTCGGACCACTATGGAGGACTCACCACGAAGTCCACACTTCCAATCTACTGCAACAAA ATCACAGGCAACCTAGTGAAGAGCAAGTTGAAGGTTGCGGAGCAGCACGTGCACATCCTCCCTATGAACACCAGGGTGAGCGTGGACGGGGCACAAGTCGTCCTCCTCGACGCCAACCA TTGTCCAGGAGCAGCTATGCTGCTGATCTTCTTGCCGAACGGACAGACCGTCCTCCACACGGGCGATTTCCGAGCCGATCCCTCCATGGAGGCCTACCCGGAGCTTCTGGGATGCCGGGTGCACACTCTCTACCTCGACACAAC GTATTGCGGCCCGGAGTACACCTTTCCGAGACAACAGGAAGTCATCAACTTCGCTGCCAGCACCGCCTTCGAGTCGGTGACGCTGCACCCCCGCACCCTAGTGGTGTGCGGATCCTACTCTGTGGGGAAGGAGAAAGTCTTCTTGG ccttggcggaggtttTGGGCTCCAAGGTGTGCCTCTCCCGGGACAAATACAACACCATGTGCTGTCTGGAGTCGGAGCACATCAAGCGACATTTAACCACCGACTGGAAGGCGGCGCGCGTCCACGTGCTTCCCATGATGCAACTCAACGTCAGAGTAGGAAAAC AAGCTACAGCAGCATCTAGGGAAGTTTTCCAGCCAGTACGATCTTCTGTTGGCCTTCAAGCCCACCGGTTGGACCTTCAGCCAGCAGACGGCGTCAATGGAAGACATTCAGCCTGTCGTCAGTGGCAACGTCTCAATCTATG GGATTCCATACAGCGAACACAGCAGCTTCCTGGAGCTCAAGCGTTTCGTCCAGTGGCTGCGACCACTCAAGATCATTCCCACAGTAAACAATGGCAGCTGGGCCGTCAGGAAGGCCATGGAGAAGCACTTTAG